The following coding sequences are from one Pseudonocardia sp. EC080619-01 window:
- a CDS encoding alpha-hydroxy-acid oxidizing protein, translating into MTAPGRARQERIYREGVSGARPRVPTGPAELERRARRAMSRRADAYVTGGAGAETTMRANREAFARREVVPRILRDVGERDLSVELFGRRLPAPLLLAPVGALDLVRRGADTAVARGAAAAGVPMVISNQAGAPTEEIVRAGGPTWFQLYWSTSDELVDSFLARAEAAGCEAVVVTLDTTMLGWRPRDLDLGHLPFARGIGIAQYTSDPVFRRLVEETLAAPRTGPPPKVTPQAVRTLVEISRNAPGGFLENLRSPVPRAAVETFLRVYSRPQLSWDDLAGLRERTRLPIVVKGVLHPDDARRAADAGADGVVVSNHGGRQVDHSVASLDALPGVAAAVGDRLAVLLDSGVRTGADVATAVRLGARAVLLGRPFVHGLALDGARGVAQVVQNVVAELDLACGLAGATTPAGIELRDRP; encoded by the coding sequence GTGACGGCACCGGGGCGGGCGCGGCAGGAACGGATCTACCGCGAGGGGGTCTCCGGCGCGCGTCCGCGGGTCCCCACCGGCCCCGCCGAGCTGGAGCGGCGCGCCCGGCGTGCGATGAGCCGCCGCGCCGACGCCTACGTCACCGGCGGCGCCGGTGCGGAGACGACGATGCGCGCCAACCGGGAGGCCTTCGCCCGCCGGGAGGTCGTGCCGCGGATCCTGCGCGACGTCGGCGAGCGGGACCTCTCGGTGGAGCTGTTCGGCCGCAGGCTGCCCGCTCCGCTGCTGCTCGCCCCGGTCGGCGCGCTCGATCTCGTGCGCCGCGGTGCCGACACCGCCGTCGCCCGCGGTGCCGCCGCGGCCGGCGTCCCGATGGTGATCTCGAACCAGGCCGGTGCACCGACGGAGGAGATCGTCCGGGCCGGTGGGCCCACCTGGTTCCAGCTCTACTGGTCCACCTCCGACGAGCTGGTCGACAGCTTCCTCGCCCGCGCCGAGGCCGCCGGGTGCGAGGCCGTCGTCGTCACCCTGGACACGACGATGCTCGGCTGGCGTCCGCGCGACCTCGACCTGGGGCACCTGCCGTTCGCCCGGGGCATCGGCATCGCGCAGTACACCTCCGACCCGGTCTTCCGGCGGCTGGTCGAGGAGACCCTGGCCGCGCCGCGGACCGGACCCCCGCCGAAGGTCACCCCGCAGGCGGTGCGGACCCTCGTCGAGATCTCCCGGAACGCACCCGGCGGGTTCCTGGAGAATCTGCGCTCGCCGGTCCCGCGTGCCGCGGTGGAGACGTTCCTGCGGGTCTACTCCCGGCCGCAGCTGTCCTGGGACGATCTCGCCGGGCTCCGCGAGCGGACCCGGCTGCCGATCGTCGTCAAGGGCGTCCTGCACCCCGACGACGCCCGCCGGGCCGCCGACGCAGGGGCGGACGGCGTCGTCGTCTCCAACCACGGCGGACGGCAGGTCGACCACTCCGTCGCGTCGCTCGACGCGCTGCCCGGTGTGGCCGCGGCGGTGGGGGACCGGCTGGCGGTGCTGCTCGACAGCGGTGTCCGGACCGGCGCCGACGTGGCGACGGCCGTGCGTCTCGGTGCGCGGGCCGTGCTGCTCGGGCGGCCGTTCGTGCACGGCCTCGCGCTCGACGGCGCGCGCGGCGTCGCGCAGGTCGTGCAGAACGTCGTCGCGGAACTCGATCTCGCGTGCGGCCTGGCCGGTGCGACGACGCCCGCGGGCATCGAGCTCCGCGACCGTCCCTGA
- a CDS encoding TetR/AcrR family transcriptional regulator — protein sequence MKRSSARERNRRSILDAASEVLRQDPEATLDDVAARAGVVRRTVYGHFANRQALLVALVHAAAADFVEQVGEVDTAAADPATELAAVVVRTWSTARRNGPLITLARQTMDAEVRAAMTPFHAVMARLIAHGQQSGVFARHVDAAILGEVLENGSATYLRAAESGRWDGDETDVALGHLLTLGVPPEAARDAVARAVPAAGRRSRHGHPVPRGLG from the coding sequence ATGAAGAGGTCCTCCGCCCGCGAGCGCAACCGGCGGTCGATCCTGGACGCCGCCAGCGAGGTGCTGCGGCAGGACCCGGAGGCGACGCTCGACGACGTCGCCGCCCGGGCCGGCGTCGTCCGGCGGACGGTCTACGGGCACTTCGCCAACCGGCAGGCCCTGCTGGTCGCGCTGGTGCACGCCGCGGCTGCCGACTTCGTCGAGCAGGTCGGGGAGGTCGACACCGCCGCGGCGGACCCCGCCACGGAGCTGGCCGCCGTCGTCGTCCGGACCTGGAGCACCGCCCGGCGCAACGGCCCCCTGATCACCCTCGCCCGGCAGACGATGGACGCCGAGGTGCGGGCCGCCATGACGCCGTTCCACGCCGTCATGGCCCGGTTGATCGCACACGGCCAGCAGTCCGGGGTGTTCGCACGTCACGTCGACGCGGCGATCCTCGGCGAGGTGCTGGAGAACGGCTCGGCGACCTACCTGCGGGCGGCGGAGAGCGGGCGGTGGGACGGCGACGAGACCGACGTCGCGCTCGGGCACCTCCTCACCCTCGGCGTCCCACCGGAGGCGGCGCGGGACGCGGTCGCCCGCGCGGTGCCGGCCGCCGGACGGCGATCGCGGCATGGTCATCCGGTCCCGCGCGGATTAGGTTAG
- a CDS encoding SRPBCC family protein, translated as MVGVQRVMTVSTPPETVLGYLADFGHSEVWDPGTKSCTRSDDGGPIGVGATWHTVSVFNGRETELDVTLVDAAGARLVFVGESATVTATDDLVVEPTDDGGSTVTYRADLRFKGLLKLAAPFLRREFERIGDEVERTLPPVLERL; from the coding sequence GTGGTCGGCGTCCAGCGGGTGATGACGGTGTCCACCCCTCCCGAGACCGTTCTCGGCTACCTGGCCGACTTCGGGCACAGCGAGGTCTGGGACCCGGGCACGAAGTCGTGCACGCGGTCCGACGACGGCGGCCCGATCGGGGTCGGTGCGACCTGGCACACCGTGTCGGTGTTCAACGGCAGGGAGACCGAGCTCGACGTGACGCTGGTCGACGCCGCCGGTGCGCGGCTGGTCTTCGTCGGGGAGAGCGCGACCGTCACCGCGACCGACGACCTCGTCGTCGAGCCGACCGACGACGGCGGGAGCACCGTGACCTACCGCGCCGACCTGCGGTTCAAGGGCCTGCTCAAGCTCGCCGCCCCGTTCCTGCGGCGCGAGTTCGAGCGGATCGGCGACGAGGTCGAGCGCACCCTCCCGCCGGTCCTGGAACGCCTCTGA
- a CDS encoding TetR/AcrR family transcriptional regulator: MTETESKPARRTGRPPLTDRATLLAAARDLGFSDLTVGAVTARVGVKYSTFYRHFPSLESLVAALVDDVVTDDAFPDTGGRWQDQLLAFTGATFDVMAQHPGLAPAMVRLPNAPEAMLAAFRRCTDQLIAAGFPADDAVLGAGTAMNLGVQPWLSAVGGSVGDVPRRDQVLESEQPFAPEVCAVYRDQVDDPPRAWTLRRVELLVAGLETRLAG; encoded by the coding sequence GTGACCGAGACCGAGAGTAAACCGGCGAGGCGTACCGGACGCCCGCCGCTGACCGACCGGGCGACGTTGCTCGCGGCTGCCCGCGACCTCGGCTTCTCCGACCTGACGGTCGGCGCCGTGACGGCCCGGGTCGGGGTCAAGTACTCGACGTTCTATCGGCACTTCCCCAGCCTGGAGTCCCTCGTGGCGGCGCTCGTCGACGACGTCGTCACCGACGACGCGTTCCCCGACACCGGGGGCCGCTGGCAGGACCAGCTCCTCGCCTTCACCGGGGCGACCTTCGACGTGATGGCCCAGCACCCCGGTCTCGCACCCGCGATGGTGCGGCTGCCGAACGCGCCGGAGGCGATGCTGGCGGCGTTCCGGCGGTGCACCGACCAGCTGATCGCGGCCGGCTTCCCGGCCGACGACGCGGTCCTCGGCGCCGGGACGGCCATGAACCTGGGCGTGCAGCCGTGGCTGAGCGCCGTCGGCGGCAGCGTGGGCGACGTCCCACGGCGTGACCAGGTGCTCGAGTCCGAGCAGCCGTTCGCACCGGAGGTCTGCGCGGTGTACCGCGACCAGGTCGACGACCCGCCCCGCGCGTGGACGCTCCGCCGGGTCGAGCTGCTGGTCGCCGGCCTGGAGACCCGCCTCGCGGGCTGA
- a CDS encoding cold-shock protein, which yields MPQGTVKWFNAEKGYGFITPDGGGQDLFVHFSAIQSSGYRSLDEGQAVTFEVTQGQKGPQADQVVPS from the coding sequence ATGCCACAGGGAACCGTGAAGTGGTTCAACGCCGAGAAGGGTTACGGGTTCATCACGCCGGACGGAGGCGGGCAGGACCTGTTCGTCCACTTCAGCGCGATCCAGAGCTCCGGATACCGCAGCCTGGACGAGGGTCAGGCCGTGACCTTCGAGGTCACCCAGGGCCAGAAGGGCCCGCAGGCGGACCAGGTCGTGCCCTCCTGA
- a CDS encoding iron-siderophore ABC transporter substrate-binding protein → MYLRPALRRRLRTAVLLPLATVLLVAGCTSSGEPAAPGPATDGGGTFPVRIDHAYGTTEIPAEPTRVIALGLSDQDPLLALGVTPVAVSQWYGDYPSATWPWAQDELGGATPVVLNGGVRNEEAPPLEEIASLQPDLILSLYNGTTREQYDQLSRIAPTVVPDQQFTNFTVTWQEATRATGEALGREQEAVGLVQRVEGRFAEAAAQNPQFAGRTAVVAERFEPGASVVRSGNDVRARFFGGLGFTVPGEIGGIAPDEYGEIDVSDELMSELSEDLLVWNIGASPEVRPEIENSPLHAALPVVQQGRVLWIEDPVVSGAFSWGTILSLDYALDELVPRIRAVVPPQ, encoded by the coding sequence GTGTACCTCCGCCCCGCCCTGCGGCGTCGCCTGCGCACCGCGGTACTCCTGCCCCTCGCCACCGTCCTCCTGGTGGCCGGCTGCACGTCGTCCGGGGAGCCCGCTGCCCCCGGGCCGGCGACCGACGGTGGCGGCACGTTCCCCGTGCGGATCGACCACGCCTACGGCACCACCGAGATCCCGGCCGAGCCGACGCGGGTGATCGCGCTCGGCCTGTCCGACCAGGACCCGCTGCTGGCCCTCGGCGTGACGCCGGTCGCGGTGAGCCAGTGGTACGGCGACTACCCGAGCGCGACCTGGCCGTGGGCGCAGGACGAGCTCGGAGGTGCGACGCCGGTCGTACTGAACGGCGGCGTCCGCAACGAGGAGGCTCCCCCGCTGGAGGAGATCGCCTCCCTGCAGCCGGACCTGATCCTCAGCCTCTACAACGGGACCACCCGGGAGCAGTACGACCAGCTGTCGCGGATCGCCCCGACCGTCGTCCCCGACCAGCAGTTCACGAACTTCACCGTCACCTGGCAGGAGGCCACCCGCGCCACCGGCGAGGCGCTCGGCCGCGAGCAGGAGGCGGTGGGGCTGGTGCAGCGTGTCGAGGGCCGGTTCGCCGAGGCCGCCGCGCAGAACCCGCAGTTCGCGGGGAGGACCGCCGTCGTCGCGGAGCGGTTCGAGCCGGGCGCCAGCGTCGTGCGGTCCGGCAACGACGTGCGCGCCCGGTTCTTCGGCGGGCTCGGCTTCACCGTGCCGGGCGAGATCGGCGGGATCGCGCCCGACGAGTACGGCGAGATCGACGTCTCCGACGAGCTCATGTCCGAGCTGTCCGAGGACCTGCTCGTGTGGAACATCGGCGCGTCCCCCGAGGTCCGGCCGGAGATCGAGAACAGCCCGCTCCACGCGGCGCTGCCGGTCGTGCAGCAGGGCAGGGTGCTGTGGATCGAGGACCCGGTCGTCTCCGGGGCGTTCAGCTGGGGAACGATCCTCAGCCTCGACTACGCGCTCGACGAGCTCGTCCCGCGGATCCGCGCCGTCGTCCCGCCGCAGTGA
- a CDS encoding IclR family transcriptional regulator: MGNPVRTRESGVQSVDRAITLLELMAVRGEAGVSELAAALDVHKSTAFRLLGALEEHGLVEQIGDRGKYRLGFGLIPPAGRVAERLEVTTQGRPVCEELASRLGETVNIAIPDRGYAVNVDQARGPAMVTTYNWLGRITPMHNTSSGKVLLAAALTEDPDAMPDDVPARGRKKLTTELSRVHELGYAWSIEEFETGLNAVASPVRDHSGTVVAALSVSGPAYRLPAERIEEITTDVVAAGREISHRMGFWQHD, encoded by the coding sequence ATGGGCAACCCGGTGCGTACCCGTGAGTCCGGGGTGCAGTCGGTCGACCGCGCCATCACGCTCCTGGAACTCATGGCGGTCCGGGGCGAGGCGGGGGTGAGCGAGCTGGCCGCGGCGCTCGACGTGCACAAGTCGACGGCGTTCCGGCTGCTCGGCGCGCTCGAGGAGCACGGGCTCGTGGAACAGATCGGCGACCGCGGCAAGTACCGGCTCGGCTTCGGGCTGATCCCGCCGGCCGGCCGGGTCGCCGAACGCCTCGAGGTCACGACCCAGGGGCGTCCGGTCTGCGAGGAGCTGGCGTCCCGGCTCGGCGAGACCGTCAACATCGCCATCCCCGACCGCGGCTACGCGGTGAACGTCGACCAGGCCCGCGGCCCCGCGATGGTCACCACCTACAACTGGCTCGGACGCATCACCCCGATGCACAACACCTCCAGCGGGAAGGTCCTGCTGGCCGCAGCCCTGACCGAGGATCCCGACGCGATGCCGGACGACGTGCCGGCCCGCGGCCGCAAGAAGCTCACGACCGAGCTCTCACGGGTCCACGAGCTCGGCTACGCGTGGTCGATCGAGGAGTTCGAGACCGGGCTCAACGCCGTCGCCTCCCCGGTGCGGGACCACTCCGGCACCGTCGTCGCGGCGCTGTCGGTGTCCGGGCCCGCCTACCGGCTGCCTGCCGAGCGCATCGAGGAGATCACCACCGACGTCGTCGCGGCGGGCCGGGAGATCAGCCACCGGATGGGGTTCTGGCAGCACGACTGA
- a CDS encoding SDR family oxidoreductase, protein MQITGRTVFIPGSTSGIGLALALALRERGNTVILGGRRRALLDELTAAHPGLDAVEIDTADPASIRTAVAEVLDRHPDLDVLVAMAGIMRVEDWHTPDGFVASAEEVVTTNVLGPVRLIGELVEHFRTRPAATIVTVSSGLAFVPLGATPSYNASKAAVHMLTESLRLQLADTTVGLHEIVPPSVATDLLPTQRESPIAMPLDEFVAEVVQILDTRPDDGEVLVERVGFLRHAEARGDYDDVVRRLNASDPHRGHVA, encoded by the coding sequence ATGCAGATCACCGGACGCACCGTCTTCATCCCCGGCTCGACGAGCGGGATCGGCCTGGCACTGGCGCTCGCCCTGCGCGAGCGCGGGAACACCGTGATCCTCGGTGGCCGCCGCCGCGCACTGCTCGACGAGCTCACCGCGGCGCACCCCGGTCTGGACGCCGTCGAGATCGACACGGCCGACCCGGCGAGCATCCGCACGGCCGTCGCGGAGGTCCTCGACCGGCACCCGGACCTCGACGTCCTCGTCGCGATGGCCGGGATCATGCGCGTCGAGGACTGGCACACCCCCGACGGGTTCGTGGCCTCCGCCGAGGAGGTCGTGACCACGAACGTGCTCGGCCCGGTCCGGCTGATCGGGGAGCTGGTCGAGCACTTCCGGACCCGCCCCGCCGCGACGATCGTGACCGTCTCCTCCGGGCTCGCGTTCGTCCCGCTCGGCGCGACACCCAGCTACAACGCCTCCAAGGCCGCCGTGCACATGCTGACCGAGTCGCTCCGCCTCCAGCTCGCGGACACGACCGTGGGGCTGCACGAGATCGTGCCGCCGTCGGTCGCCACCGACCTGCTCCCGACCCAGCGGGAGAGCCCGATCGCGATGCCGCTGGACGAGTTCGTCGCCGAGGTGGTGCAGATCCTCGACACCCGGCCGGACGACGGCGAGGTGCTCGTCGAGCGGGTCGGGTTCCTGCGGCACGCCGAGGCCCGCGGCGACTACGACGACGTCGTCCGCAGGCTCAACGCCTCGGACCCGCACCGCGGGCACGTAGCCTGA
- a CDS encoding cytochrome P450, with protein MTTTQDTEPLRLGADFFDDPDALYRELRVDRPVVRAVAPNGLSFWMITRYDDARAALNDGRLAKDAARIPEILAREEEAPSARALAESLVQHMLNADPPDHTRLRKLVGRAFTMRAIARLRPRIEEIANELADAMEAAGPDVDLLDEFAFPLPMTVICEILGVPQGRRDDFREWSNTLLSGAGDDERGAAAGAMAQFLAELVADKSANPGDDMLSEIVRASEDGDSLSHAETTAMAFLLLVAGHETTVNLIGNGMLALLRDPEQRDLLRREPERVPNAVEEFLRYDGPVNLATFRFTAEPVEYSGTTIPADQFVLVSLIGANRDPERYADADRLDVTRDTSGHLAFGYGIHHCVGAPLARLEGEVAFRTLLERFPDLTLGGEPGPHRESTLIHGLTSLPVRTGPR; from the coding sequence ATGACCACCACGCAGGACACCGAGCCGCTCCGGCTCGGGGCGGACTTCTTCGACGACCCGGACGCGCTGTACCGGGAGCTGCGGGTGGACCGGCCCGTGGTGCGGGCCGTCGCGCCCAACGGCCTCTCGTTCTGGATGATCACCCGCTACGACGACGCCCGGGCCGCCCTCAACGACGGCCGGCTCGCCAAGGACGCCGCGCGCATCCCGGAGATCCTCGCCCGCGAGGAGGAGGCCCCGTCGGCCCGGGCGCTCGCCGAGTCCCTGGTCCAGCACATGCTCAACGCGGACCCGCCCGACCACACGCGGCTGCGCAAGCTCGTCGGCCGGGCCTTCACGATGCGCGCGATCGCCCGGCTGCGGCCGCGGATCGAGGAGATCGCGAACGAGCTGGCCGACGCGATGGAGGCCGCCGGGCCCGACGTCGACCTGCTCGACGAGTTCGCCTTCCCGCTGCCGATGACGGTCATCTGCGAGATTCTCGGCGTCCCGCAGGGCCGCCGCGACGACTTCCGCGAGTGGTCGAACACGCTCCTCTCCGGCGCGGGCGACGACGAGCGCGGGGCGGCCGCCGGCGCCATGGCGCAGTTCCTCGCCGAGCTGGTCGCCGACAAGTCCGCGAACCCGGGCGACGACATGCTCTCCGAGATCGTGCGGGCCTCGGAGGACGGTGACTCGCTCAGCCACGCCGAGACGACGGCGATGGCGTTCCTGCTGCTCGTCGCCGGGCACGAGACGACGGTCAACCTGATCGGCAACGGGATGCTCGCGCTGCTGCGCGACCCCGAGCAGCGGGACCTGCTCCGGCGCGAGCCGGAGCGCGTGCCGAACGCCGTCGAGGAGTTCCTGCGCTACGACGGCCCGGTCAACCTCGCGACCTTCCGGTTCACCGCCGAGCCGGTCGAGTACTCCGGCACGACGATCCCCGCCGACCAGTTCGTCCTCGTCTCACTGATCGGGGCGAACCGCGACCCCGAGCGCTACGCCGACGCCGACCGGCTCGACGTCACCCGGGACACCTCGGGCCACCTGGCCTTCGGCTACGGCATCCACCACTGCGTCGGCGCGCCGCTGGCCCGGCTGGAGGGCGAGGTCGCCTTCCGCACCCTGCTCGAACGATTCCCGGACCTGACGCTCGGCGGTGAGCCCGGCCCGCACCGGGAGAGCACGCTGATCCACGGGCTCACGAGCCTGCCGGTGCGGACCGGTCCCCGCTGA
- a CDS encoding MFS transporter has protein sequence MGRRRAIAGAVLLDLAVSPLFAWDVFTASAQRELGAGTTALAGVFSVGLAAFTAGVLAGGRIADSVAPRRLALVTAAGSVAGLLGSAAATSVVVLVIAFGVVLGATAGLGYATAVRVAGTVRSGRGLALGLVVASYAVGTAVLAPVAAVLLVVAGRGGTFVVLAAVLGAVLLAAAVLLPGAAPEAPDAPAAPSGTDGGRVPRRPVVALWLGFGLGSAPALAAFALAGRLAGPAAAVASAVVLLNLGNVVGRLVAGPVSDRVGRRATLHANSALLVVVCVALAAGAGGPLALTALFLLGTQYGALSTLVPAAVSDVVPGGRFGATYGRVFTGWGVAGLVAPVAASAGSLAAGYGVVYSVFVVVAVLSWVCVAVHGGGPGTAPGLTGGRPGSPRRSR, from the coding sequence ATGGGCCGACGGCGCGCGATCGCCGGCGCGGTGCTGCTCGATCTCGCCGTGAGCCCCCTGTTCGCGTGGGACGTGTTCACCGCGTCGGCGCAGCGTGAGCTGGGGGCCGGGACCACCGCGCTGGCCGGCGTCTTCTCCGTCGGTCTCGCGGCGTTCACGGCCGGGGTCCTCGCAGGCGGCCGGATCGCCGACTCGGTCGCTCCCCGCCGTCTCGCACTGGTGACGGCGGCCGGCAGTGTCGCCGGTCTGCTCGGGAGCGCCGCGGCGACGTCGGTCGTCGTCCTGGTGATCGCGTTCGGCGTGGTGCTCGGTGCCACCGCCGGACTCGGCTACGCGACCGCGGTGCGGGTGGCCGGGACCGTGCGGTCCGGCCGGGGGCTCGCGCTCGGGCTGGTGGTGGCCTCCTACGCGGTCGGGACCGCGGTCCTCGCCCCGGTCGCGGCGGTCCTGCTTGTGGTGGCCGGCCGCGGCGGGACCTTCGTCGTGCTGGCCGCGGTCCTCGGCGCCGTCCTCCTCGCCGCCGCGGTGCTGCTGCCGGGCGCCGCCCCGGAAGCCCCGGACGCCCCGGCTGCGCCGTCCGGCACCGACGGCGGACGGGTGCCACGCCGCCCGGTCGTCGCCCTGTGGCTGGGGTTCGGTCTCGGCAGCGCACCGGCCCTGGCTGCCTTCGCACTCGCCGGCCGGCTCGCCGGACCGGCCGCGGCCGTGGCGTCGGCGGTGGTGCTGCTCAACCTCGGCAACGTCGTCGGGCGGCTGGTCGCCGGACCGGTCTCGGACCGGGTGGGCCGCCGCGCGACCCTGCACGCGAACTCGGCGCTGCTCGTGGTCGTGTGCGTCGCGCTCGCCGCCGGGGCGGGCGGCCCCCTGGCGCTGACGGCGCTGTTCCTGCTCGGGACCCAGTACGGCGCGCTGTCGACCCTCGTCCCGGCCGCGGTCTCCGACGTCGTCCCCGGTGGGCGGTTCGGCGCGACCTACGGCCGTGTCTTCACCGGCTGGGGCGTCGCCGGTCTCGTCGCCCCGGTCGCCGCGTCGGCGGGTTCGCTCGCCGCCGGGTACGGGGTCGTCTACTCCGTGTTCGTCGTCGTCGCGGTCCTCTCGTGGGTCTGCGTGGCGGTCCACGGCGGAGGACCGGGGACGGCGCCCGGGCTCACCGGCGGGCGTCCCGGTAGCCCGCGACGGTCGCGATGA
- a CDS encoding alpha/beta hydrolase gives MPSLAELLAADPGSWLRRAGAWDRLAATLAAEADDLDRPGSAAPPADWSGADADRARAARDALCRRLRAGAGTAGHAAGVLGRHAGEVLAAQRRVVLAALDVHPVLEVDLVTGGVRLAPGAVGFPQVLQVPGMALTGGRLALDLLRWSRAVHEAVSDAARSDAAATAALRAASAGGDGPVVASPAAVPAGPGAARAWWAGLSGDQRDRLTRTRPDLVGGTDGMPVADRDRANRIRLDAERARLRSLTARQRQAGDPAAAARTGAALAGLDAVAQRLARGDAALLDVGAGAGPGRVVLAVGDPERAAHVLTHVPGTGAGWASVPEDLRRVEATRTAAGTDVAAVLWTGYDAPAHLAAAAYDEPARSAAGDLRRFQDGLRGGHHGPVHLTVVGHSYGSTVAGRAAAPGFAVDDVVFVGSPGAGVRHAGELGVPADRVWATTAQHDPISRVPGSELFATSRGLGPNGLAHGANPAAPGFGARIVESAPGAALPRRDDPATPTDESAPASAHSAYWDPGSPSLTALGKIVSGRAGES, from the coding sequence GTGCCGTCGCTCGCGGAGCTCCTCGCCGCCGATCCCGGGTCCTGGCTGCGCCGGGCCGGGGCCTGGGACCGGCTGGCGGCGACGCTGGCGGCGGAGGCCGACGACCTCGACCGTCCCGGGTCCGCGGCCCCGCCGGCGGACTGGAGCGGCGCCGACGCCGACCGGGCCCGCGCCGCCCGCGACGCGCTCTGCCGCCGGCTGCGCGCCGGTGCCGGCACCGCCGGGCACGCCGCCGGGGTGCTCGGCAGGCACGCCGGCGAGGTGCTCGCCGCCCAGCGCCGCGTGGTGCTGGCCGCGCTCGACGTGCACCCGGTGCTGGAGGTCGACCTGGTCACCGGCGGGGTGCGGCTCGCACCGGGGGCCGTCGGGTTCCCGCAGGTCCTGCAGGTGCCGGGGATGGCGCTGACCGGCGGCAGGCTCGCGCTGGACCTCCTCCGGTGGAGCAGGGCGGTCCACGAGGCCGTCTCCGACGCCGCCCGGTCCGACGCGGCGGCGACCGCCGCGCTGCGGGCCGCGTCGGCCGGCGGCGACGGGCCGGTCGTGGCGTCGCCCGCGGCGGTCCCCGCCGGGCCCGGCGCGGCCCGCGCCTGGTGGGCGGGGCTGTCCGGCGACCAGCGGGACCGGCTGACGCGCACCCGTCCCGACCTGGTCGGTGGCACCGACGGGATGCCGGTGGCCGACCGGGACCGCGCCAACCGGATCCGCCTCGACGCCGAACGCGCACGGCTGCGCTCGCTCACGGCCCGGCAGCGGCAGGCGGGAGACCCCGCGGCCGCCGCCCGCACCGGGGCCGCGCTGGCGGGGCTCGACGCCGTCGCGCAGCGGCTCGCCCGCGGCGACGCGGCGCTGCTCGACGTGGGCGCGGGCGCGGGGCCGGGGCGGGTGGTGCTCGCCGTGGGCGATCCGGAGCGCGCCGCGCACGTCCTCACCCACGTGCCGGGCACCGGGGCGGGCTGGGCGTCGGTGCCCGAGGACCTGCGGCGCGTGGAGGCGACCCGGACCGCGGCCGGGACCGACGTCGCCGCCGTGCTCTGGACCGGCTATGACGCTCCCGCCCACCTCGCGGCGGCCGCCTACGACGAGCCGGCCCGCTCCGCCGCCGGGGACCTGCGGCGGTTCCAGGACGGGCTGCGTGGCGGGCACCACGGGCCGGTGCACCTGACCGTCGTCGGCCACTCGTACGGCTCGACGGTCGCGGGGCGGGCCGCCGCCCCGGGGTTCGCCGTGGACGACGTCGTGTTCGTCGGCAGCCCCGGCGCCGGCGTCCGCCACGCCGGGGAGCTCGGCGTCCCGGCCGACCGGGTGTGGGCGACGACGGCGCAGCACGACCCGATCTCGCGGGTGCCCGGCAGCGAACTGTTCGCCACCTCGCGGGGTCTCGGGCCGAACGGGCTCGCGCACGGGGCGAACCCGGCGGCGCCCGGGTTCGGCGCCCGGATCGTCGAGTCCGCCCCCGGCGCGGCGCTGCCGCGGCGCGACGACCCCGCGACCCCGACCGACGAGTCCGCGCCCGCCTCCGCACACAGCGCGTACTGGGACCCGGGTTCGCCGAGCCTCACCGCCTTGGGGAAGATCGTTTCGGGGCGCGCGGGCGAATCATGA
- a CDS encoding helix-turn-helix transcriptional regulator, translating into MDRAALADFLRRRREDLRPSDVGLPDGPRRRAPGLRREEVASLAVMSTDYYTRLEQQRGPQPSEQMLASLARALRLGSEERDYLFRCAGRNAPATAPLSGHVAPALLRVLDRLQDTPAMVLSVLGETLVQNDMARALFGDHARHTGHARSEVYRWFTDPTERERYPSDDRDRQSRAQVATLRAALGLLGPESRAGELVRVLRDRSPEFDGLWELQEVGRRFADHKTLLHPELGPLEVDCQVLFTEDRSQALLVLTAAPRSETARRFELLGVIGSQQFSGDRSAPAGS; encoded by the coding sequence ATGGACCGCGCCGCACTCGCCGACTTCCTGCGCCGGCGCCGGGAGGACCTGCGCCCCTCCGACGTCGGCCTGCCCGACGGGCCGCGCCGGCGGGCACCGGGCCTGCGTCGCGAGGAGGTCGCGTCGCTGGCGGTCATGTCGACCGACTACTACACGCGGCTGGAGCAGCAGCGCGGCCCGCAGCCGAGCGAGCAGATGCTCGCCTCGCTGGCCCGGGCGCTGCGCCTCGGCTCCGAGGAACGCGACTACCTGTTCCGGTGCGCGGGGCGCAACGCACCCGCGACGGCGCCGCTGTCCGGCCACGTCGCCCCGGCACTGCTCCGTGTGCTGGACCGGCTGCAGGACACCCCGGCCATGGTCCTGTCCGTGCTCGGCGAGACGCTCGTGCAGAACGACATGGCCCGGGCGTTGTTCGGTGACCACGCCCGGCACACCGGGCACGCCCGCAGCGAGGTCTACCGCTGGTTCACCGATCCCACCGAGCGCGAGCGCTACCCCTCCGACGACCGGGACCGGCAGAGCCGCGCACAGGTCGCGACCCTGCGCGCGGCCCTCGGGCTGCTGGGGCCGGAGTCCCGGGCCGGCGAGCTGGTCCGGGTACTGCGCGACCGCAGCCCCGAGTTCGACGGCCTCTGGGAGCTCCAGGAGGTCGGCCGCCGGTTCGCCGACCACAAGACGCTGCTGCACCCCGAGCTCGGCCCGCTCGAGGTCGACTGCCAGGTGCTGTTCACCGAGGACCGGTCGCAGGCGCTGCTCGTGCTCACCGCGGCACCGCGCAGCGAGACCGCGCGACGGTTCGAGCTCCTCGGGGTGATCGGCAGCCAGCAGTTCAGCGGGGACCGGTCCGCACCGGCAGGCTCGTGA